The proteins below are encoded in one region of Buteo buteo chromosome 22, bButBut1.hap1.1, whole genome shotgun sequence:
- the RAB39B gene encoding ras-related protein Rab-39B isoform X2 — protein sequence MEAIWLYQFRLIVIGDSTVGKSCLIRRFTEGRFAQISDPTVGVDFFSRLVEIEPGKRIKLQIWDTAGQERFRSITRAYYRNSVGGLLLFDITNRRSFQNVHEWLEETKVHVQPYQIVFVLVGHKCDLDTQRQVTRHEAEKLAAAYVLFLAVLNWDSKWQLRLPL from the exons ATGGAGGCCATCTGGCTCTACCAGTTCCGCCTGATCGTCATCGGCGACTCCACCGTGGGCAAGTCCTGCCTCATCCGCCGCTTCACCGAAGGGCGCTTCGCCCAGATCTCCGACCCCACGGTGGGCGTGgatttcttctccaggctggtgGAGATCGAGCCGGGCAAAAGGATCAAGCTGCAGATCTGGGACACGGCCGGGCAGGAGCGGTTCCG GTCCATCACCAGAGCCTACTACAGGAACTCGGTTGGCGGACTCCTCCTCTTTGACATTACAAACCGCAGGTCCTTCCAGAACGTCCACGAGTGGCTAGAGGAGACCAAGGTGCACGTCCAGCCATACCAGATCGTCTTTGTTTTGGTAGGTCACAAGTGTGACCTTGACACACAGCGGCAAGTCACCAGGCACGAGGCTGAGAAACTGGCTGCTGCGTATG TGCTGTTTCTTGCTGTGCTGAACTGGGATTCTAAGTGGCAACTCCGGCTCCCGTTGTAA
- the RAB39B gene encoding ras-related protein Rab-39B isoform X1, producing the protein MEAIWLYQFRLIVIGDSTVGKSCLIRRFTEGRFAQISDPTVGVDFFSRLVEIEPGKRIKLQIWDTAGQERFRSITRAYYRNSVGGLLLFDITNRRSFQNVHEWLEETKVHVQPYQIVFVLVGHKCDLDTQRQVTRHEAEKLAAAYGMKYIETSARDAINVEKAFTDLTRDIYELVKRGEISIQEGWEGVKSGFVPNVVHSSEEVVKSDRRCLC; encoded by the exons ATGGAGGCCATCTGGCTCTACCAGTTCCGCCTGATCGTCATCGGCGACTCCACCGTGGGCAAGTCCTGCCTCATCCGCCGCTTCACCGAAGGGCGCTTCGCCCAGATCTCCGACCCCACGGTGGGCGTGgatttcttctccaggctggtgGAGATCGAGCCGGGCAAAAGGATCAAGCTGCAGATCTGGGACACGGCCGGGCAGGAGCGGTTCCG GTCCATCACCAGAGCCTACTACAGGAACTCGGTTGGCGGACTCCTCCTCTTTGACATTACAAACCGCAGGTCCTTCCAGAACGTCCACGAGTGGCTAGAGGAGACCAAGGTGCACGTCCAGCCATACCAGATCGTCTTTGTTTTGGTAGGTCACAAGTGTGACCTTGACACACAGCGGCAAGTCACCAGGCACGAGGCTGAGAAACTGGCTGCTGCGTATGGTATGAAGTACATTGAGACCTCAGCTCGGGATGCCATTAACGTGGAGAAGGCTTTCACTGATCTGACTCGAGATATATACGAGCTTGTTAAAAGGGGGGAAATTTCAATCCaggagggatgggaaggggTAAAGAGCGGGTTTGTCCCAAACGTAGTGCACTCTTCAGAAGAAGTGGTGAAATCAGATAGGCGATGCTTGTGCTGA
- the RAB39B gene encoding ras-related protein Rab-39B isoform X3: protein MEAIWLYQFRLIVIGDSTVGKSCLIRRFTEGRFAQISDPTVGVDFFSRLVEIEPGKRIKLQIWDTAGQERFRSITRAYYRNSVGGLLLFDITNRRSFQNVHEWLEETKVHVQPYQIVFVLVGHKCDLDTQRQVTRHEAEKLAAAYVQEGHREIRR, encoded by the exons ATGGAGGCCATCTGGCTCTACCAGTTCCGCCTGATCGTCATCGGCGACTCCACCGTGGGCAAGTCCTGCCTCATCCGCCGCTTCACCGAAGGGCGCTTCGCCCAGATCTCCGACCCCACGGTGGGCGTGgatttcttctccaggctggtgGAGATCGAGCCGGGCAAAAGGATCAAGCTGCAGATCTGGGACACGGCCGGGCAGGAGCGGTTCCG GTCCATCACCAGAGCCTACTACAGGAACTCGGTTGGCGGACTCCTCCTCTTTGACATTACAAACCGCAGGTCCTTCCAGAACGTCCACGAGTGGCTAGAGGAGACCAAGGTGCACGTCCAGCCATACCAGATCGTCTTTGTTTTGGTAGGTCACAAGTGTGACCTTGACACACAGCGGCAAGTCACCAGGCACGAGGCTGAGAAACTGGCTGCTGCGTATG TGCAAGAGGGACATAGAGAAATCAGAAGGTGA